From the genome of Candidatus Desulfarcum epimagneticum, one region includes:
- a CDS encoding Metallo-beta-lactamase family protein, with protein MKKIESPFFDLFHLGGERQVTGSCHLLKIRSGPSIMIDCGLSQGNDPHVRMSRMPVAPKDLDYLFLTHAHLDHAGRVPRLIEKGFSGEIICAHATRALIMPMLKDAMSISGMNDRRMASREAELDELSWGFEYNETFSLKKGVSFKLKNAGHILGSCFVRFEIPAEAGKTVSIVFSGDLGLKDTPLLPDPDPPDASDFLVMESTYGDRLHTSRKDRIQRLGALMEKALRDKGKIFIPAFSLGRTQELIFEMDRLFSDPDLGRAFPGLRNKRIPVFVDSPLGIGITKIYSSLKEFWDAEAKAALYSGDHPLDFKDLFAVESHSHHKRLLDIPGPAVIIAGSGMCSGGRILNHLENGLGHPANDVFFVGYQARHTTGRRILKNRKRRNGHVFINGARVPVRAGVYRMGAYSAHADQKGLVDWAMSMPGKPRLIKLIHGEPRAQSVLKRIFESNGYPVSD; from the coding sequence ATGAAAAAAATTGAAAGTCCGTTTTTCGATCTGTTTCATCTGGGGGGAGAGCGGCAGGTCACAGGCTCGTGCCATCTGCTGAAAATCCGCTCAGGCCCCTCCATCATGATCGATTGCGGTCTGAGCCAGGGAAACGACCCCCATGTCCGGATGTCCCGAATGCCCGTGGCTCCAAAAGACCTCGACTATCTTTTTTTGACCCACGCCCATCTGGACCACGCGGGCCGGGTCCCCCGGCTGATCGAAAAGGGCTTTTCCGGCGAAATCATCTGCGCGCACGCCACCCGGGCCCTGATCATGCCCATGCTCAAAGACGCCATGTCCATTTCCGGAATGAATGACAGGCGCATGGCGTCGCGCGAGGCCGAACTCGACGAACTCTCCTGGGGCTTTGAATACAATGAGACCTTTTCCTTGAAAAAAGGCGTGTCCTTCAAACTCAAAAACGCCGGGCACATACTGGGCTCGTGCTTTGTCCGGTTTGAGATCCCGGCCGAGGCGGGGAAAACCGTCTCCATAGTGTTTTCAGGAGATCTGGGCTTAAAAGACACGCCGCTTCTTCCCGATCCCGATCCCCCGGACGCCTCCGATTTCCTGGTCATGGAGTCCACCTACGGCGACCGTCTCCACACAAGCCGAAAAGACAGAATCCAAAGACTGGGGGCTTTGATGGAAAAAGCCCTGCGGGACAAAGGCAAAATATTCATCCCGGCCTTTTCCCTGGGCCGAACCCAGGAGCTGATTTTTGAAATGGACCGCCTTTTCTCAGACCCCGATCTGGGACGGGCCTTTCCCGGCCTTCGAAACAAAAGAATCCCGGTTTTTGTGGACTCTCCTTTGGGAATCGGGATCACGAAAATTTATTCGTCCCTGAAAGAATTCTGGGACGCCGAGGCCAAAGCGGCCCTTTATTCCGGGGACCATCCCCTGGATTTTAAAGACCTGTTCGCCGTGGAAAGCCACTCGCATCACAAACGCCTCCTGGATATCCCGGGGCCGGCCGTCATCATCGCCGGAAGCGGCATGTGCTCGGGCGGGCGCATCCTGAACCACCTGGAAAACGGGCTGGGCCACCCCGCCAACGACGTGTTTTTCGTGGGATACCAGGCCCGCCACACCACGGGCAGACGAATCCTGAAAAACCGGAAAAGAAGAAACGGGCACGTGTTCATCAACGGCGCGCGGGTCCCCGTCCGGGCCGGGGTTTACAGGATGGGCGCCTATTCCGCCCACGCGGACCAAAAAGGCCTTGTGGACTGGGCGATGTCCATGCCCGGAAAACCCCGCCTGATCAAGCTTATCCACGGCGAGCCCCGGGCCCAGAGCGTCCTTAAAAGAATCTTTGAGTCAAACGGTTATCCAGTCAGCGACTGA
- a CDS encoding conserved exported hypothetical protein (Evidence 4 : Unknown function but conserved in other organisms) yields MTYETFKPKTWRFLWILALAAAFFSARPALAVEKTPDQVPRKKISVFFYDADIKNVFHTIREVSGENIVIDPDVKGKATLSISKPAPWDQVLDVVLKMNRLGQTRRGNIIRIATLGALERERKLAAAAPAAEQEKTEPAETEYIPVNYADAKKDIVPHIEPVLSPGGRVGVDERSNTLIVSDSPTHLRRVAEIVRRMDQPPPQVMIEARIVEAAASFSREIGVDWGMSAEVRNGIGGSDFGGTYGFNAAVNLPGRAAEIASAGVNFMKISGTPFLLNAKLAAMESFGKGKIVSAPKIITLSAQKAIIRQGVAYPYHKTDDAGNTTTEFKNIDLVLEVTPHVNPDSRILLDIDIKKNDIDVNTIINNQPSFTTKEAMTRLLVDDRETVVIGGIIKTRKSGGEVGVPFLSRLPGIGALFRSRNRIREKEELLIFITPKIIRLPQRRASSP; encoded by the coding sequence ATGACATACGAAACATTCAAGCCCAAGACATGGCGTTTTCTTTGGATCCTGGCCCTGGCGGCGGCGTTTTTTTCGGCGCGGCCGGCCCTGGCCGTTGAAAAAACGCCCGATCAGGTCCCTCGGAAAAAAATTTCCGTGTTTTTTTATGACGCCGACATTAAAAACGTGTTTCACACCATCCGGGAGGTGAGCGGTGAAAATATCGTCATTGATCCGGATGTCAAGGGAAAGGCGACCCTGTCCATTTCAAAACCCGCGCCCTGGGACCAGGTCCTGGATGTGGTTTTAAAAATGAACCGGCTGGGCCAAACCCGGCGGGGCAATATCATCCGCATCGCCACCCTGGGCGCCCTGGAGCGGGAGCGAAAGCTCGCGGCCGCGGCGCCGGCGGCGGAACAGGAAAAGACGGAGCCGGCCGAAACCGAATACATTCCCGTGAATTACGCGGACGCGAAAAAAGACATCGTCCCCCACATTGAGCCTGTCCTCAGTCCCGGCGGACGGGTCGGCGTGGACGAGCGCTCCAACACGCTCATTGTCTCCGATTCCCCCACACACCTCCGGCGGGTCGCCGAGATTGTCCGCAGAATGGACCAGCCGCCCCCCCAGGTGATGATCGAGGCGCGGATTGTGGAGGCCGCCGCCAGCTTTTCACGGGAAATCGGGGTCGACTGGGGAATGAGCGCCGAGGTCCGAAACGGGATCGGGGGGAGCGATTTCGGGGGAACGTACGGTTTTAACGCCGCCGTGAATCTGCCGGGCCGGGCCGCCGAGATCGCCTCCGCCGGGGTCAACTTCATGAAAATTTCAGGAACGCCCTTTCTGCTCAACGCCAAACTGGCGGCCATGGAATCCTTTGGAAAAGGCAAAATCGTCTCCGCGCCCAAAATCATCACCCTCAGCGCCCAAAAAGCCATCATCCGACAGGGGGTCGCCTACCCTTATCACAAAACCGACGACGCCGGAAACACCACCACGGAATTCAAAAATATCGATCTGGTGCTGGAAGTGACCCCCCATGTGAATCCGGACAGCAGAATATTGCTTGACATTGACATCAAAAAAAACGATATCGATGTAAATACCATTATCAACAACCAGCCTTCCTTCACCACCAAGGAGGCCATGACCCGTCTTCTGGTGGACGACCGTGAGACCGTCGTCATCGGGGGCATCATCAAAACCCGGAAAAGCGGCGGCGAAGTCGGGGTCCCTTTTCTGTCCAGGCTGCCGGGGATCGGCGCCCTGTTCCGGTCCCGGAACCGGATCAGGGAAAAGGAAGAGCTGCTGATATTTATCACCCCGAAAATCATCCGGCTCCCCCAGCGGCGCGCGTCATCGCCCTGA
- a CDS encoding exported hypothetical protein (Evidence 5 : Unknown function), which yields MKARGLIPYAVWALLVSSAAAGQTPDPAPFPPGRAPDPFAPPLEVLSPGPEKSGSENPARLPLKKNGPLKTETRKPRPVSHKNQAARRRPNPFRLTGILIPAGPSRQERVAMVEDASGRGRALKVGSSMGRWRVAAIHNDRVVMEMTRDPQKRRVLKTKRGL from the coding sequence ATGAAAGCCCGGGGACTCATTCCATACGCCGTCTGGGCGCTTCTGGTTTCCAGCGCGGCCGCGGGCCAGACCCCCGACCCGGCTCCGTTTCCGCCCGGCCGCGCCCCGGACCCCTTTGCCCCGCCCCTGGAGGTTTTGTCCCCTGGCCCGGAAAAGAGCGGGTCCGAAAACCCGGCGCGCCTTCCGCTTAAAAAAAACGGGCCTTTGAAAACCGAAACCCGAAAGCCCCGACCCGTTTCCCACAAAAACCAGGCGGCCCGCAGGCGCCCGAATCCCTTCAGGCTCACGGGAATTTTGATCCCGGCCGGGCCTTCAAGACAGGAAAGGGTGGCCATGGTGGAGGACGCCTCGGGCCGGGGCCGCGCGCTTAAGGTCGGCTCCTCCATGGGGCGCTGGCGGGTGGCGGCCATCCACAACGACCGGGTGGTCATGGAAATGACACGCGATCCCCAAAAAAGGCGCGTGTTGAAAACAAAGCGGGGGCTTTAA
- a CDS encoding hypothetical protein (Evidence 5 : Unknown function), giving the protein MPEHQTKGLERFWENLAGLPGSQKTIGAGGILTLTACFFAFVLLGPKYGEIRRLREEMSRIDIRLAAAGMGWGTPARHEKELEKKKKRMEGLFKSLPGRREADSWMAELSRTGEKAGLEFLSFEPRPESRGEFYTQSPAAVRATGNFHQMTAFFESVSRAPRMALIRSLRLRPGEKSGKQGLLMASFVATAARLNSTPPGKGRP; this is encoded by the coding sequence ATGCCTGAGCATCAGACAAAAGGTTTGGAGCGCTTCTGGGAAAATCTGGCCGGGCTTCCCGGGTCTCAAAAAACCATCGGGGCCGGGGGGATTTTGACCTTGACGGCGTGTTTTTTTGCTTTTGTTTTGTTGGGTCCCAAATACGGTGAGATTCGCCGTCTCCGCGAAGAAATGAGCCGAATCGACATCCGCCTGGCCGCGGCCGGAATGGGATGGGGGACCCCGGCCCGGCATGAGAAGGAGCTGGAAAAAAAGAAAAAACGCATGGAGGGCCTTTTCAAATCCCTTCCCGGACGCCGCGAGGCCGACTCATGGATGGCCGAGCTGTCCCGGACCGGGGAAAAAGCCGGGCTGGAGTTCCTTTCCTTTGAGCCCCGTCCGGAAAGCCGGGGGGAATTTTACACACAGTCTCCGGCCGCCGTCCGGGCGACGGGAAATTTTCATCAGATGACGGCGTTTTTTGAATCCGTGAGCCGGGCGCCCCGAATGGCGCTCATTCGAAGCCTTCGCCTGCGGCCCGGGGAAAAATCCGGAAAACAGGGACTGCTCATGGCCTCCTTTGTGGCGACGGCGGCCCGTCTGAATTCAACCCCGCCGGGGAAGGGGCGGCCATGA
- a CDS encoding hypothetical protein (Evidence 5 : Unknown function), which yields MIAINLMGRRRKMKIRKVRNQAFVFALLTAVLCMALALHNASLEARVEEIKGLSARHGKKAQRLFAIKAEMDAFKKKERALSEIAGDRSWPVRLLGDLAGAVPQGRVWLTDLESDGKTAVIRGKSMDGADAALFIQRLKKTDFFKDVRLKILKKQKGPDGKDQTLFELACPALGTERK from the coding sequence ATGATCGCCATCAATCTCATGGGCCGGCGGCGGAAAATGAAAATAAGAAAAGTCAGAAACCAGGCCTTTGTCTTCGCGCTTCTGACCGCCGTCCTGTGCATGGCCCTGGCCCTTCACAACGCCTCCCTGGAGGCCCGGGTGGAGGAGATCAAGGGGCTTTCCGCCCGGCATGGAAAAAAGGCCCAACGCCTTTTTGCCATCAAAGCCGAGATGGACGCTTTTAAAAAAAAGGAGCGGGCGCTTTCAGAGATCGCCGGGGACCGGTCATGGCCCGTCCGACTCCTGGGCGATCTGGCCGGGGCCGTTCCCCAGGGGCGCGTGTGGCTGACCGATTTGGAGTCCGATGGGAAAACGGCCGTCATCCGGGGAAAATCCATGGACGGCGCCGACGCGGCGCTTTTCATCCAGCGGCTCAAAAAAACGGATTTTTTCAAAGACGTCCGCCTCAAAATATTAAAAAAACAAAAGGGCCCGGACGGGAAAGACCAGACGCTGTTCGAGCTGGCCTGCCCCGCGCTCGGGACCGAAAGGAAATAG
- a CDS encoding conserved hypothetical protein (Evidence 4 : Unknown function but conserved in other organisms), which produces MALGFKRKLLGLDIGSETIKAAEISRGKKGLCVENFAIRKTPGNVVENGVLKDPDAAAKAVERLFEQNGFKRKEAAISVSGLGVMVKHIQAPAMSEEDIFEAVAFESDQYLPCRMDDVHLDVHVLGKDPENPDLTHALLVAARKDFIQKYIDAARKAGLEPRVVDVDAFALQNLFEDVCGAQPECVAMLDIGASKTSINIIKEGRSCFMTHILSGCGALLEAGGEMTGPGLDEWHSEIRRALDFFESAHPGQVVHRVFVSGGGADIDDFRRILSEKDSLEARRFDPFSRMSVSDEIMEGFSPGQTASQACVCLGLAARRS; this is translated from the coding sequence ATGGCATTGGGATTTAAAAGAAAACTTCTGGGTCTGGACATCGGATCGGAAACCATCAAAGCCGCTGAAATTTCCAGGGGCAAAAAAGGGCTTTGCGTTGAGAACTTCGCCATTCGAAAAACCCCTGGAAACGTGGTGGAAAACGGCGTCTTAAAAGACCCGGACGCGGCGGCCAAAGCCGTGGAGCGGCTCTTTGAGCAAAACGGGTTCAAACGCAAAGAGGCGGCCATATCCGTGAGCGGACTGGGTGTGATGGTCAAGCATATCCAGGCGCCGGCCATGTCCGAAGAGGACATTTTCGAAGCCGTGGCCTTTGAGTCCGACCAGTATTTGCCCTGCCGCATGGATGACGTTCATCTGGATGTCCATGTGCTGGGGAAAGATCCGGAAAACCCCGATCTGACCCACGCGCTTCTGGTGGCGGCCCGAAAGGATTTTATCCAGAAATACATCGACGCGGCGCGCAAGGCCGGTCTTGAGCCCCGGGTGGTGGATGTGGACGCCTTCGCTTTGCAGAATCTTTTTGAGGACGTTTGCGGCGCCCAGCCGGAATGCGTGGCCATGCTGGATATCGGGGCCTCCAAGACCTCCATCAATATTATCAAAGAGGGGCGGTCCTGTTTCATGACCCACATTCTTTCAGGATGCGGGGCCCTTTTGGAAGCGGGGGGCGAAATGACGGGCCCGGGTCTGGATGAATGGCATTCGGAGATCAGACGGGCGCTGGATTTTTTTGAGTCCGCCCATCCCGGCCAGGTCGTTCACCGTGTTTTTGTCAGCGGCGGCGGGGCCGATATCGACGATTTCAGGCGGATTCTTTCTGAAAAAGATTCCCTGGAAGCCCGCAGGTTCGACCCTTTTTCCCGCATGTCGGTGAGCGATGAAATCATGGAGGGCTTTTCTCCCGGGCAAACGGCCTCCCAGGCCTGCGTGTGCCTGGGGCTCGCGGCCCGAAGGAGCTGA
- a CDS encoding hypothetical protein (Evidence 5 : Unknown function) yields MKTNSLIKLFVFFPLVFFCGCLTYAPLSLRVLPDEPMAKTGISYLPMKNLFRSDDKMVIVPHWGAISKPGEYDLKIEISGPAGTVLYTKEIKNAPVRSHHFYWHTIPINDEVRAMLTHGDAYTVNFYMNNELSLSRKGRYIDESLINEKVKNAVILPFEIQQEKAFFNPGELSNMFAHPIFFEVKRIIPDTVPAHISKGKLVTGVKISSFKKKEALEKIKEMFPRDVIIAGKVELGERISDMNRLIVLVYHAQTGKIKRFEAKSSGAKRKFRVVFEDLVESLFRDQNLAGYIREMG; encoded by the coding sequence ATGAAAACCAACTCCCTTATTAAACTCTTTGTTTTCTTTCCCCTTGTTTTTTTCTGCGGCTGCCTCACCTACGCCCCCTTGTCCCTGAGGGTTCTTCCCGACGAGCCCATGGCCAAAACCGGCATCTCGTATCTTCCCATGAAAAACCTGTTTCGCTCAGACGATAAAATGGTCATTGTTCCGCACTGGGGGGCGATCAGCAAGCCTGGAGAATATGATCTGAAAATTGAGATATCAGGCCCTGCGGGAACAGTCCTTTACACAAAAGAAATCAAAAACGCCCCGGTCAGATCCCATCACTTTTACTGGCACACCATCCCCATCAACGACGAGGTTCGCGCCATGCTCACACATGGCGACGCCTACACGGTGAATTTTTATATGAACAACGAGCTGTCCCTGAGCCGGAAAGGCCGATACATAGACGAAAGCCTGATCAACGAAAAGGTGAAAAACGCCGTGATCCTGCCCTTTGAAATTCAGCAGGAGAAAGCGTTCTTCAATCCCGGGGAATTGTCCAATATGTTTGCCCACCCCATATTTTTTGAGGTCAAACGAATCATTCCCGACACGGTTCCCGCCCATATTTCAAAAGGCAAACTGGTAACCGGCGTTAAAATCAGCTCTTTTAAAAAAAAAGAGGCCCTGGAAAAAATAAAGGAAATGTTTCCCCGGGACGTGATCATCGCGGGCAAGGTGGAGCTGGGGGAGCGCATCTCGGATATGAATCGACTGATCGTGCTGGTCTATCACGCCCAAACCGGGAAAATCAAACGCTTTGAGGCCAAATCATCCGGGGCAAAGAGAAAATTTCGCGTGGTGTTCGAGGATCTGGTCGAATCGCTTTTCCGCGACCAGAACCTGGCCGGATACATTCGGGAAATGGGCTGA
- a CDS encoding putative RNA 2',3'-cyclic phosphodiesterase (Evidence 3 : Putative function from multiple computational evidences), translating into MSAEKKGPGRTRCFLALSLPKTAVSAMAALQDRLKKKRRNARPNARPKISRNINPNIKWTRPGNIHITLKFLGDITDDQQALVRTALSQAVRKAASFSLSARGLGFFPGVRTPRIIWTAFEGDARELIGFQGIMEKGLKEKGLTFSGAGQKPFKPHATLGRIKAKMPIRDAAALLEEGRSFQTPSFTCSDVVLFQSDLKKTGPVYTPLHIWRLADS; encoded by the coding sequence GTGAGCGCTGAAAAAAAAGGCCCCGGCCGGACACGCTGTTTCCTGGCCCTGTCTCTTCCCAAGACGGCTGTTTCGGCCATGGCCGCGCTCCAGGACCGCCTGAAAAAAAAACGCCGAAACGCCCGCCCGAATGCTCGCCCAAAAATCAGCCGAAATATTAACCCGAATATCAAATGGACCCGCCCGGGAAACATTCACATCACCCTCAAATTTTTAGGGGATATCACCGACGATCAGCAGGCGCTCGTCCGGACGGCCCTTTCACAGGCCGTCCGAAAGGCCGCTTCGTTTTCTCTGTCGGCCCGGGGGCTGGGTTTTTTCCCGGGCGTCCGAACCCCCCGGATCATCTGGACCGCCTTTGAGGGCGACGCCCGTGAACTCATCGGCTTCCAGGGGATCATGGAAAAAGGCCTTAAGGAAAAGGGTCTCACATTTTCAGGCGCGGGCCAAAAACCGTTCAAGCCCCACGCCACTTTGGGCCGGATCAAAGCCAAAATGCCCATCCGGGACGCCGCGGCGCTTCTGGAAGAGGGCCGGTCGTTTCAAACCCCGTCTTTCACATGCAGCGACGTGGTCCTGTTTCAAAGCGATCTGAAAAAAACCGGCCCGGTTTACACCCCCCTTCACATATGGCGGCTGGCCGACTCTTGA
- a CDS encoding Aldehyde:ferredoxin oxidoreductase, whose protein sequence is MDGFYGRILKIDLGKRNFSIEKIEDETLASYPGGKALASFLLFSQNPAGVDPLSPDNRLIFASGPVSGGPVWGSSRYGVFTKSPQTGFYSESYAGGKTPEALDAAGFDAIVISGRSPSPIALTVSPEGAKFHDAAGMWGMDAYEAEDAMKARFSGAGGPEQKSGAVVIGPAGENLVRFAAIGNDYWRSAGRTGAGTVMGAKKLKGVLFSGGMKRPVHDLQALKDFSRKVSRESRKNPVVVEFSRHGTAKMLAPLAKIGGVPSKGWGSGEFSGWEGLTAQALHRRCDVKPRACARCFIACGRMTRALKGRHAGLELEGPEYETLFAFGGLCLIKEIEEILYLNDLCDRLGMDTISAGSLCALAIEASAKGRTDFKISYGDPDGAARLLEMIAKRQGVGDILAQGIRFAASRWGMEDMAVHVKGLELPGYDPRVLKGSALAFAVSHRGACHLRATFHSPEISGAVPRDEIEGKAALLIDYEDRMALMDCMILCRFYKEIYGWSEMSALFEMTAGVRWDESALRKKAARLADLIRRFNIREGLVPEDDRLPDRLHRERLKDGRGITRRELAFMVADYYRLRGWDKDGAPPPEGGEP, encoded by the coding sequence ATGGACGGATTTTACGGACGGATTCTTAAAATTGATCTGGGGAAAAGAAATTTTTCCATTGAAAAGATAGAGGACGAAACCCTTGCGTCATACCCCGGGGGCAAGGCCCTGGCCTCTTTTCTTCTTTTTTCCCAAAACCCGGCCGGGGTGGACCCCCTTTCCCCGGACAACCGGCTGATTTTCGCCTCCGGGCCCGTGTCCGGGGGTCCCGTGTGGGGCTCAAGCCGCTACGGGGTCTTCACCAAATCCCCCCAGACCGGTTTTTACTCCGAATCCTACGCCGGGGGGAAAACCCCGGAGGCATTGGACGCGGCGGGGTTCGACGCCATCGTCATATCCGGCCGGTCCCCGTCCCCCATCGCTTTGACCGTGTCTCCGGAAGGGGCGAAGTTCCACGACGCCGCGGGCATGTGGGGCATGGACGCCTACGAGGCCGAGGACGCCATGAAAGCCCGTTTTTCAGGCGCCGGCGGCCCGGAACAAAAATCCGGCGCCGTGGTGATCGGCCCGGCCGGGGAAAATCTCGTGAGATTCGCCGCCATTGGAAACGACTACTGGCGAAGCGCGGGAAGAACCGGCGCCGGAACGGTCATGGGCGCCAAAAAGCTGAAAGGCGTTTTGTTTTCCGGCGGCATGAAACGCCCGGTCCATGATCTCCAGGCGCTCAAGGATTTTTCCCGGAAAGTGTCCCGGGAGTCGAGAAAGAACCCCGTGGTGGTGGAATTTTCACGGCATGGAACCGCCAAAATGCTGGCCCCCCTGGCGAAAATCGGCGGGGTTCCGTCCAAAGGCTGGGGAAGCGGGGAATTTTCAGGATGGGAGGGCCTCACGGCCCAGGCCCTTCACCGGCGCTGCGACGTGAAACCCAGGGCCTGCGCCCGGTGCTTCATCGCGTGCGGCCGCATGACCCGGGCGCTGAAAGGGCGCCACGCCGGGCTGGAGCTGGAAGGACCCGAATATGAGACCCTGTTCGCCTTTGGCGGACTGTGCCTGATCAAAGAGATTGAGGAGATTCTTTACTTAAACGATCTCTGCGACCGCCTGGGCATGGACACCATTTCCGCCGGAAGTCTCTGCGCCCTGGCCATTGAGGCGTCCGCGAAGGGCCGGACGGATTTCAAAATTTCATACGGGGACCCCGACGGGGCGGCCCGGCTGCTTGAGATGATCGCGAAAAGGCAGGGCGTCGGGGATATCCTGGCGCAAGGGATTCGATTCGCCGCCTCGCGCTGGGGCATGGAGGACATGGCCGTCCATGTCAAGGGCCTTGAGCTTCCGGGATACGACCCAAGGGTTCTCAAAGGCAGCGCCCTGGCCTTTGCCGTGTCTCACCGGGGGGCGTGCCACCTCCGCGCCACTTTTCACTCCCCGGAGATCAGCGGCGCGGTTCCCCGGGACGAGATTGAGGGAAAAGCCGCGCTTCTCATTGATTATGAAGACCGGATGGCCCTGATGGACTGCATGATCCTGTGCCGTTTTTACAAAGAAATTTATGGATGGAGCGAAATGTCCGCCCTGTTTGAGATGACGGCCGGCGTGAGATGGGATGAAAGCGCTTTGAGGAAAAAAGCCGCCCGCCTCGCCGATCTGATCCGGCGCTTCAACATTCGGGAGGGCCTTGTTCCCGAAGACGACCGCCTTCCCGACCGGCTTCACCGGGAGCGTTTGAAAGACGGGCGGGGAATCACCCGCCGGGAGCTGGCGTTTATGGTGGCCGATTATTACCGTCTGCGCGGATGGGACAAAGACGGCGCCCCTCCCCCGGAAGGCGGGGAGCCGTGA
- the cobQ gene encoding Cobyric acid synthase yields the protein MTRPSSFCVSVLGTGSDVGKSVIATALCRIFRNRGFSTAPFKAQNMSNNSGVTLEGLEMGRAQIVQAEAAGVPAHVDMNPVLLKPSADSRSQAVVLGKAVREMSAADFYSQKKRFFDTAARSLDRLRDKHDIIVMEGAGSCAEVNLMESDIVNLSMARHARAPVILTADIHRGGVFAQIVGTLQCLGPDDRDRIAGFIVNRFRGDARLFDGGLKWIEEKTGKPVLGVLPWLDDVVIDPEDSVAVENPPAPDMANLSSPAAAVIRLPRISNFTDFTPLSHLPGLALFFLEKPQKLDPFHAVILPGSKNARRDLEWLKSTGWEAEIKRHAAAGGHILGICGGYQMLGRRLRDPGGADGSPGESAGLGLLPVETEMKRPKITTRVRFSWEGVPGFGYEIHMGRTVRLQGKGVFETIGEDGVGREEGCADASGRIMGVYIHGLFDNPKIIEKWARKTGMGDVGAPDKGGLEWRDGQYERLARRFEAHVDVDAIMEWIPEAIRRGR from the coding sequence GTGACGCGCCCATCCTCTTTTTGTGTGTCGGTCCTGGGAACCGGCTCGGACGTGGGCAAAAGCGTGATCGCCACGGCCCTTTGCCGGATTTTTCGGAACCGGGGGTTTTCAACGGCCCCTTTCAAGGCGCAGAACATGTCCAACAACTCCGGGGTGACCCTGGAGGGGCTTGAGATGGGCCGGGCCCAGATCGTCCAGGCCGAGGCCGCCGGGGTACCGGCCCATGTGGACATGAACCCCGTGCTGCTCAAACCCTCGGCCGACTCCCGCTCCCAGGCCGTGGTTTTGGGCAAAGCCGTCCGGGAGATGTCCGCCGCTGATTTTTATTCGCAAAAAAAGCGGTTTTTCGACACAGCGGCCCGGTCCCTGGACCGCCTGCGCGACAAACACGACATCATCGTGATGGAAGGCGCGGGGTCCTGCGCCGAAGTGAACCTGATGGAAAGCGACATCGTCAACCTTTCCATGGCCCGCCACGCCCGGGCGCCCGTGATCCTCACGGCCGACATCCACCGGGGCGGGGTGTTCGCCCAGATCGTGGGGACCCTTCAGTGCCTGGGCCCCGATGACCGGGACCGGATCGCCGGATTTATCGTGAACCGTTTCCGGGGCGACGCCCGGCTGTTTGACGGCGGGTTGAAATGGATTGAGGAGAAAACCGGCAAACCGGTTCTGGGGGTTTTGCCCTGGCTGGACGACGTCGTGATCGATCCCGAGGACTCCGTGGCTGTGGAAAACCCTCCGGCGCCGGATATGGCAAATCTCTCCTCTCCGGCCGCGGCCGTCATCCGCCTGCCGCGCATATCCAATTTCACCGATTTCACCCCCCTTTCCCATCTGCCCGGGCTGGCGCTTTTTTTCCTGGAAAAGCCCCAAAAACTGGACCCGTTTCACGCCGTGATCCTGCCGGGCTCCAAAAACGCCCGCCGGGACCTGGAATGGCTGAAATCCACGGGATGGGAAGCCGAAATCAAAAGACACGCGGCCGCGGGCGGCCATATCCTGGGCATCTGCGGCGGTTACCAGATGCTGGGCCGCCGGCTCCGGGACCCCGGGGGGGCGGACGGAAGCCCGGGCGAAAGCGCCGGGCTGGGGCTTTTGCCGGTGGAAACCGAGATGAAACGTCCCAAGATCACCACCCGGGTCCGGTTTTCATGGGAGGGCGTTCCGGGCTTCGGCTATGAAATTCATATGGGTCGAACCGTCCGCCTTCAGGGCAAAGGCGTGTTTGAAACAATCGGGGAAGACGGCGTCGGCCGTGAGGAGGGATGCGCGGACGCCTCGGGACGAATCATGGGCGTTTACATCCACGGGCTGTTCGACAATCCGAAAATCATCGAAAAATGGGCCCGGAAAACCGGCATGGGGGATGTGGGGGCGCCGGACAAGGGGGGGCTGGAATGGCGGGACGGCCAATACGAGCGGCTGGCCCGGCGTTTTGAGGCGCATGTGGACGTGGACGCCATTATGGAATGGATTCCGGAGGCGATTCGCCGGGGCCGTTAA